Proteins encoded by one window of Bacillus rossius redtenbacheri isolate Brsri chromosome 14, Brsri_v3, whole genome shotgun sequence:
- the LOC134539108 gene encoding medium-chain specific acyl-CoA dehydrogenase, mitochondrial yields MGSLSQMVRWMALRPGLRTLSSASHTAPPANGYSFELNATQKEFQELARKFAAEEIIPRAAEYDRTMEYPWDLVKKAWSLGLMNNHVPEHCGGLGMSVFDGCLIAEELAYGCSGVKTAIEGSGLGQTPVLLAGSKEQQKKYLGRLLEEPLVAAYCVTEPGAGSDVSGLKTRAERKGDEYILNGQKMWITNGGVANWYFVLARTDPNPKASAGKAFTGFIVERDSPGLTPGRKEINMGQRCSDTRGITFEDVRVPKENVLIGEGAGFKIAMGAFDNTRPPVASGAVGLAQRCLDEAAKYAIERKAFGVPIAQHQAVSFMLADMAIGIETARLAWMRAAWEVDQGRRNSFHASIAKAFASDVANKCATDAVQIFGGNGFNSEYPVEKLMRDAKIYQIYEGTSQIQRLIISRAIVDKAMGK; encoded by the exons ATGGGGTCACTTTCACag ATGGTAAGGTGGATGGCTTTGCGTCCAGGCTTACGCACTTTGTCGAGTGCTTCCCACACTGCTCCGCCAGCTAATGGGTATTCCTTTG AGCTGAACGCGACCCAGAAGGAGTTCCAGGAGCTGGCCCGCAAGTTCGCGGCGGAGGAGATCATCCCGCGGGCGGCGGAGTACGACCGGACCATGGAGTACCCCTGGGACCTGGTGAAGAAGGCGTGGTCCCTGGGGCTCATGAACAACCACGTTCCTGAGCACTGCG GTGGCCTAGGAATGAGCGTTTTCGACGGCTGCCTCATAGCGGAGGAACTTGCTTACGGATGTTCAGGAGTGAAGACTGCAATCGAAGGTAGTGGTTTGGGA caaactcCAGTACTTTTAGCAGGATCGAAGGAGCAGCAGAAAAAATATCTCGGGAGACTTCTGGAGGAACCTCTTGTTGCG GCGTACTGCGTGACGGAGCCGGGAGCCGGGTCTGACGTCAGCGGCCTGAAGACCCGCGCGGAGAGGAAAGGCGACGAGTACATTCTGAACGGACAGAAGATGTGGATCACCAACGGGGGTGTGGCCAACTG GTACTTTGTCCTGGCCAGGACGGATCCCAACCCTAAAGCGTCGGCCGGCAAGGCGTTCACCGGATTCATCGTCGAGAGGGACTCTCCCGGCCTGACTCCGGGCCGGAAG GAGATCAACATGGGCCAGCGCTGCTCCGACACTCGCGGGATCACCTTCGAGGACGTGCGGGTGCCTAAGGAGAACGTGCTGATCGGGGAAGGGGCCGGCTTCAAGATCGCCATGGGGGCGTTCGACAACACCCGCCCCCCT GTTGCGTCCGGTGCTGTCGGATTGGCGCAGAGGTGCCTGGACGAAGCGGCGAAGTACGCGATCGAACGGAAAGCGTTCGGCGTTCCAATCGCCCAGCATCAA GCCGTGTCCTTCATGCTGGCGGACATGGCCATAGGCATCGAGACGGCGCGCCTGGCGTGGATGCGGGCCGCCTGGGAGGTGGACCAGGGCCGCCGGAACTCCTTCCACGCCTCCATCGCCAAGGCCTTCGCCAGCGACGTGGCCAACAAGTGCGCCACCGACGCCGTGCAG ataTTTGGTGGTAACGGTTTCAACAGCGAATATCCTGTCGAGAAGTTGATGCGAGATGCCAAGATCTACCAGATATACGAGGGAACCTCACAAATCCAGCGCCTCATCATCTCCAGGGCAATTGTTGATAAGGCCATGgggaaatga